TCTACCTTGCTCTTGTCGATGAGGTCCGCCTCGAACTTGATGCCATCGGCGGACTTGTCGAGGTTCTCCAGCAGTTCGGACTGGTTCACCCGGAGCCACTCCAGCAGCGGCAGCATGACGCTGTCGGGGTGGCCGGCGAAGTCGGTCAGGATCACTTGCAGGTCGTAGTTGTACTCGAACGAAAGGCTGGCGGCAGCCGTGCAGCGGACCTTGCCGTTGTCGATGAAGATCAGCAGCCGGTCGGAGTTGTGGCGCAGTTCCGGGACTCGTTCCAGCAGGAAGGCCTTCAGGCTGTCGGGTTTGTTCATGGTTTGGCCTGCTGGTAGCGGTAGATCATGTCGACCTGGCCCGCGCATTCGGCCCAGGCGGCCTCGGCGGAGTCCTGGTCGGTGATCAAGTCGCCGTTACTGGTTGGGCTGGTCGCCGGCAGGCTGCAGGGCACCACGGCCGGACAGCCACTGACGATAAGCGTCGGCGCCGGTGAGGGCGGGGCGCTCGCGCAGCCGGCGAGCAACATCAGGCAAGGGCTGGTCAGCCCAAGCGCGCAGATCAGCGTTTTCACGTTTCAGCCCCTCGATGGTGCGTTGTCGTTTGGCGAGCCCCTGGCGTAGCAGGTCCTGTTCGGTGCGCAGACGGGCCTGGGCCTCGCGTTCGCTGGAAAGAACAGCCTCTAGGGCGTTGGCTTTGCCCTCGCTGCGTCCGGCCGCGGCCAGCGCGTCCTGGGTGTTTTTCTCTGCCAGTGCTCGGTTCTTGTCGGCGACTTCAATGCGTTGTTGCTGGCCCCAGAGCAGCAGCCCCAACACGCCGACCAGTGCCAGGCCCAGCAGGATCTGGCGGATGGTGCTCATTTGAGGAACTCCCCCAGGATCAACTGACGGTACTGCTCATCGGTATAGGCCGCGCGGGCCTCCTCGTAGTAGGCCTCATCGATTACCCCCGGTATCAGAAGATGGCGCTGATAGCTGCCACCGTTGAGCTCGATCAGTTGCAACAGCAGATCCGTTTCCGGGGTATCAACCCTCAGGTCGCGGATTCGGCTCGCCGTCGTTGCGTAGTACCCGCCGTTGCGGACCTTGGTCGACTTGAGCCAGTCGAACTCGTCGTAGATCCAGATAGCTCGTTCCTGGTTGACATCATCAGGAGGGGCCTGACGGTCTGAAAGTACGACAACCCCTGGCAGGCGTCCGCGTAAATCCTTCGTTTGTCGGGTGACGAAAATCACCGTCTTGCCTTGGGTGGTGAGGTCGTTTGCGATTTTCACCAGGCGAGTGGTTTTCCCTGTCAGGCGACCTGAGATTTCGAGGTAGGCAATCTTGGCGGTCATGCGCGGTACCAGCCGAGTTTGTTCATGGCGCCGACGTCAAGGTGTTCGAGCGGGCCGCGAATCACAATCACCCGACAACCCGGGTCGACGAATTGCAGCGCCTCGGCAAGCAGCTCCATGGCTTCTGGCTCGGTGTTTTCCGGCACGACCAGGACATCACCGTCTTCAACCTTCAGCTTGTGCACCGCTTCGAGATCGATCATGCCGGTACCTCCTGACCGCAGCTGCAGGCGCTATGTCGCTCATAGGCGCGCTGGAGCTTGGTGTCGTACAGGTTGCGTTGGTAGTTCGGCCCGTTGTACTGCCTGGCGAAGTCGGACCACTTGCGGGCCTTCAGCGCTTTGTGGAGGGCCGGATCGGTCTCGATGAAGCGGACGAAGGCCTCAAACTGGCGGGGCTCGCTCGCGCTCATGGCCGTCACGAAGTCCTGCACGCTGGCATAGCCGAGGCGCTTCCAGTGAAAGCCCATGATCTGGAAGGCGCCCCAGGAGGCAGACTCCAGGGCCGCGGTGTCATCGATCAGGCGGGCCGTGGCCAGGCGCTGATGCTCAGCAGGGCCGCCGGCATAACCACCCGGGTTCGGATTGATGATGGCCGGGTACTGCGCCGCAAGCTCGTCGGCGTGGCGCTTGAGTTCTGCCGGGTCGTCGCCTGGGTAGCGTGGCGTCTTCAATTGGCGGTACATGATGTGCCGCTCAAACAGGATCGCCGGCTTGCCGTTGGCGAAGAAGCCCTTGCCGTTCGATTCGACCTCATTGACCGCGTAGACACTGGCGAGGGGCAGATCCAGGCGCTGGGCGGCGCTGACCAGGTCGGCGTTCTTCAGCAGCAGAGCGCAATCGCCACCGACCAGGCTGGTTTGGGTTTTCTCGCCGGCGATACCGTCCACCACCAGGCCGGCCTTGAGCTGGTAGGCGCGCACGGCCGCTTCGGTGGCGTCGCCGTAGTCGCCGTCCACCACCAGGATGGCCCCGTGGCTGTTGAGGTTCTTCTGCAGGCTGCGTACCGCTTGCGAGCGATCGCCGTGCCGGAGTGTGTTCATAGCTGCTCTACCTTGCGGTTGAAAAACTTGCGGGCCGCGGCGCGGGTGCCCTCGACGCCGAGCAGGCCGATCACGCCGCCGAAAAACGGGGCGGTCGATGCCGGGATGCCGAGCAACGCCAAGCCGTGGCTGGCAGCCAGGGCCA
The DNA window shown above is from Pseudomonas protegens CHA0 and carries:
- the lysB gene encoding Rz-like lysis system protein LysB (The gene for this Rz-like phage lysis system protein may overlap extensively with the gene for the other spanin subunit, the Rz1-like protein in the outer membrane.), giving the protein MSTIRQILLGLALVGVLGLLLWGQQQRIEVADKNRALAEKNTQDALAAAGRSEGKANALEAVLSSEREAQARLRTEQDLLRQGLAKRQRTIEGLKRENADLRAWADQPLPDVARRLRERPALTGADAYRQWLSGRGALQPAGDQPNQ
- a CDS encoding phage tail protein; translated protein: MNKPDSLKAFLLERVPELRHNSDRLLIFIDNGKVRCTAAASLSFEYNYDLQVILTDFAGHPDSVMLPLLEWLRVNQSELLENLDKSADGIKFEADLIDKSKVDMSLTLSLTERVVVRTDDAGNTTISHPGEPQRNPPWPESGPEWIVPNG
- a CDS encoding N-acetylmuramidase domain-containing protein, encoding MNTLRHGDRSQAVRSLQKNLNSHGAILVVDGDYGDATEAAVRAYQLKAGLVVDGIAGEKTQTSLVGGDCALLLKNADLVSAAQRLDLPLASVYAVNEVESNGKGFFANGKPAILFERHIMYRQLKTPRYPGDDPAELKRHADELAAQYPAIINPNPGGYAGGPAEHQRLATARLIDDTAALESASWGAFQIMGFHWKRLGYASVQDFVTAMSASEPRQFEAFVRFIETDPALHKALKARKWSDFARQYNGPNYQRNLYDTKLQRAYERHSACSCGQEVPA